In one window of Roseofilum reptotaenium CS-1145 DNA:
- a CDS encoding TetR/AcrR family transcriptional regulator, giving the protein MKLTEKKRKNIIEAAIEEFREQGFLGANTTRIAKRAGVSSRTLYNHFESKEELFEAISQIMIERNTAMEPVAYDPDQPLDMQLVDALERYVAAIAEPETMGLNRMVISELLRDLERSRAFFAEMMTHDYPITELIKDAMEAGALRHADPEYATSQLLGLVKNFFFWPEFLLGEKLTREGVMQDCVAMFLSHYKTDP; this is encoded by the coding sequence ATGAAACTCACTGAAAAGAAACGAAAAAACATTATCGAGGCAGCCATTGAGGAGTTCCGGGAACAAGGGTTTCTCGGGGCAAACACCACTCGAATCGCCAAGCGTGCGGGTGTTTCGAGTCGTACGCTCTACAATCACTTTGAAAGCAAGGAAGAGCTGTTCGAGGCAATTTCTCAGATCATGATCGAGCGAAACACTGCCATGGAGCCAGTCGCCTACGATCCTGACCAACCGTTGGATATGCAGCTTGTCGATGCTTTGGAGCGCTATGTTGCCGCGATCGCCGAGCCTGAGACCATGGGGCTAAACAGGATGGTGATTTCTGAGCTTCTGCGCGATCTGGAAAGGTCGCGAGCATTCTTTGCAGAAATGATGACGCATGACTATCCCATCACCGAGCTCATCAAAGATGCCATGGAGGCTGGTGCGTTGCGTCATGCCGATCCTGAATATGCCACCAGCCAATTGTTGGGATTGGTAAAGAACTTCTTCTTCTGGCCGGAATTCCTCCTGGGTGAGAAACTGACACGAGAAGGGGTAATGCAAGACTGCGTTGCGATGTTTCTGTCTCACTACAAGACTGATCCATAA